A single Drechmeria coniospora strain ARSEF 6962 chromosome 03, whole genome shotgun sequence DNA region contains:
- a CDS encoding putative ribosomal protein MRP49: MNGGHMGAKKFWRECLPRLKYHNPSIPMIVNRHGQNQTPPAMTIYLRTTGDAPSSDSTTAIPEHHMQPASSRTGLSKAQPPNPGERVVRIDMKGKHSSDILEFLVAETRATVLKPAAEDIAEMQALEAMKKQAVIDGERVRQLRAERKKEEDMLKRARAAGGVAEQDAA; encoded by the exons ATGAATGGCGGCCACATGGGTGCTAA GAAATTCTGGCGCGAATGTCTCCCCCGGTTGAAATACCACAACCCGTCTATTCCTATGATTGTCAACCGCCATGGCCAAAACCAAACACCCCCGGCCATGACCATCTACCTCCGCACCACCGGCGATGCCCCCTCGTCAGACTCGACCACTGCTATTCCCGAACACCACATGCAACCTGCCTCCTCACGTACCGGTCTCTCCAAGGCACAGCCGCCCAATCCTGGCGAGCGCGTCGTCCGCATAGATATGAAGGGCAAGCACTCGTCCGATATCCTCGagttcctcgtcgccgaaaCTCGCGCCACGGTCCTGAAACCTGCCGCGGAGGATATTGCCGAGATGCAGGCCCTCGAGGCAATGAAGAAACAGGCCGTTATCGATGGCGAGCGGGTGCGACAGTTGAGGGCTGAGAGAAAGAAAGAAGAAGACATGCTCAAGAGAGCCCGGGCGGCTGGAGGCGTGGCTGAGCAGGACGCGGCCTAG